Proteins encoded in a region of the Vicia villosa cultivar HV-30 ecotype Madison, WI linkage group LG5, Vvil1.0, whole genome shotgun sequence genome:
- the LOC131603595 gene encoding CBS domain-containing protein CBSCBSPB1-like isoform X1 codes for MSSHGGSSRKSGSFSTSPARSKKKGSEFSPPDPSFRKFPSMRSTTAGERTVKSLRLSKALTVPETTTIYEACRRMAARRVDALLLTDANALLCGILTDKDIMTRVIASEINLEDTPCSKVMTRNPVFVLTDTLAVEALQKMVQGRFRHLPVVENGEVVAILDIAKCLYDAIARMERAAEKGKAIAAAVEGIEKHWGASASGSTNSSFYETLREQIFKPSLSTIIPENSNVVTVSSRDSVLTTTKRMLELRTSAAVVVVDNKPCGILTSKDILMRVIAQNLSPSSTLVETVMTVNPECAIIDTPIVDALHLMHNGKFLHLPVVDRDGIVVATVDVIHITHAAVATASQAGNTANLNNEAANSMIQKFWDSAMALTPNDDEEDSQSDTSFKLVSEGGETGRSIPYNMSSTQTTFSFKLQDKKGRLHRFSCDTRSLTEVITSIIQRVGDDIDTKNLPQILYEDEEHDQVVLASDSDLAAAVDHAKTAGLKGLRLHLDYSGAHGYGAESNLNLEHANSEAWASAFHTVAAGAAVIAALGLLAFFRRRH; via the exons ATGTCGAGTCACGGTGGTTCTTCGCGAAAGAGTGGTTCGTTCTCGACTAGCCCTGCGCGGTCTAAGAAGAAGGGATCTGAATTTTCACCCCCGGATCCCAGTTTTCGTAAATTTCCATCTATGCGCTCCACCACCGC GGGTGAGCGAACTGTGAAATCATTGCGACTTTCAAAGGCACTGACAGTGCCTGAAACAACAACTATCTATGAAGCTTGCCGTCGGATGGCTGCTCGCAGAGTAGATGCTCTATTATTAACTGATGCTAATGCTTTGCTCTGTGGAATCCTTACAGACAAG GATATAATGACAAGAGTAATTGCCTCTGAGATTAATCTTGAAGACACACCTTGTTCCAAGGTTATGACAAGGAATCCAGTATTTGTCCTTACCGACACTCTTGCTGTGGAAGCTCTCCAAAAAATGGTGCAAG GGAGATTCAGACATTTACCTGTGGTGGAGAATGGAGAAGTGGTTGCTATCCTTGACATAGCAAAGTGTTTATATGATGCCATTGCCCGTATGGAAAGGGCTGCGGAGAAAGGAAAGGCAATTGCAGCGGCTGTTGAAGGTATCGAAAAACACTGGGGAGCTTCTGCCTCTG GCTCCACCAATTCATCATTCTATGAGACTCTTCGGGAGCAGATATTTAAGCCATCATTGTCTACAATCATTCCTGAGAATTCAAA CGTTGTTACAGTCTCATCAAGAGACTCAGTTTTGACAACAACAAAAAGGATGCTTGAACTCCGTACAAGTGCTGCTGTTGTGGTAGTTGATAACAAACCTTGTGGTATCCTTAC TTCAAAGGATATCTTGATGCGGGTAATAGCACAAAATCTCTCCCCATCATCAACTCTTGTTGAAACG GTCATGACTGTAAATCCAGAATGTGCAATAATCGACACACCAATTGTTGATGCACTTCACTTAATGCATAATGGAAAATTCTTGCATCTTCCTGTGGTTGATAGAG atggCATTGTTGTTGCTACGGTTGATGTCATTCATATCACTCATGCTGCTGTGGCTACAGCTAGTCAG GCTGGGAATACTGCTAATCTGAACAATGAAGCTGCCAACAGCATGATACAAAAGTTTTGGGATTCGGCCATGGCCTTGACTCCAAATGACGATGAAGAAGATTCACAAAG CGACACTTCCTTTAAATTGGTTTCTGAGGGAGGAGAAACAGGGAGGTCCATTCCTTATAATATGTCAAGCACGCAAACCACATTTTCCTTCAAACTACAAGATAAGAAGGGTAGATTGCATAGATTCTCATGTG ATACTCGGAGCTTGACAGAGGTTATAACTTCCATCATTCAGAGAGTTGGCGATGATATTGACACCAAGAACCTGCCCCAAATTTTG TATGAAGATGAAGAACACGATCAAGTTGTATTGGCTTCAGATAGTGATCTTGCAGCAGCCGTGGACCATGCAAAGACGGCTGGTTTGAAG GGTTTGAGATTGCACTTAGACTACTCAGGAGCACATGGTTACGGAGCAGAATCAAATTTAAATTTGGAACATGCTAATTCAGAAGCATGGGCCTCGGCATTTCACACTGTTGCAGCTGGAGCAGCAGTTATCGCTGCCTTAGGCCTATTAGCGTTCTTCAGGCGAAGGCATTAG
- the LOC131608014 gene encoding uncharacterized protein LOC131608014, giving the protein MADWGPVIIAVVLFVILCPGLLFQIPGRGRIIEFGSMQTSGASILVHAIIYFGLITILLIAVGVHIYTG; this is encoded by the coding sequence ATGGCCGATTGGGGTCCGGTGATAATCGCGGTGGTGCTGTTCGTGATTCTGTGTCCAGGTCTGCTGTTTCAAATACCAGGAAGAGGAAGAATAATCGAGTTCGGAAGCATGCAAACAAGCGGTGCTTCCATTCTTGTTCACGCCATCATTTACTTTGGACTCATCACTATTTTACTCATTGCCGTCGGCGTTCACATCTACACTGGGTAA
- the LOC131603598 gene encoding bifunctional UDP-glucose 4-epimerase and UDP-xylose 4-epimerase 1 — translation MVASSQKVLVTGGAGFIGTHTVVQLLNNGFHVSIIDNFDNSVMEAVDRVREVVGSNLSQNLEFTLGDLRNKDDLEKLFSKSKFDAVIHFAGLKAVGESVENPRRYFDNNLVGTINLYEVMAKHNCKKMVFSSSATVYGQPEKIPCVEDFKLQAMNPYGRTKLFLEEIARDIQKAEPEWKIVLLRYFNPVGAHESGKLGEDPRGIPNNLMPYIQQVAVGRLPELNVYGHDYPTRDGSAIRDYIHVMDLADGHIAALRKLFTTENIGCTAYNLGTGCGSSVLEMVDAFEKASGKKIALKLCPRRPGDATEVYASTEKAEKELGWKAKYGVEEMCRDQWNWAKNNPWGYSGKP, via the exons aTGGTGGCCTCGTCGCAAAAGGTACTTGTTACCGGTGGTGCCGGTTTCATCGGCACTCACACGGTGGTTCAGCTTCTCAACAACGGCTTTCACGTTTCCATCATCGATAACTTCGATAACTCCGTTATGGAAGCTGTAGACCGTGTTCGTGAAGTTGTTGGTTCGAACCTTTCTCAGAATCTTGAATTCACTCTG GGAGATCTTAGGAATAAAGATGAtttggagaaactattctcgaaatCGAA ATTCGATGCTGTGATTCACTTTGCTGGACTAAAAGCAGTTGGTGAAAGTGTTGAAAATCCTCGTCGTTATTTCGATAATAATCTTGTTGGCACTATCAATCTCTATGAGGTTATGGCTAAGCATAATTGTAAAAAG ATGGTTTTCTCTTCATCTGCAACTGTTTATGGTCAGCCTGAAAAGATACCCTGTGTGGAGGATTTCAAGTTACAAGCCATGAACCCTTATGGACGGACCAAG CTTTTCCTTGAGGAAATTGCACGAGATATTCAGAAAGCTGAGCCAGAATGGAAAATCGTTTTACTGAGATACTTTAATCCAGTCGGGGCACATGAAAGTGGTAAACTCGGTGAAGATCCCAGAGGCATCCCAAATAACCTTATGCCTTATATACAGCAAGTAGCCGTTGGAAGATTACCTGAGCTCAATGTATATGGTCATGATTATCCTACAAGGGATGGCTCTGCG atacgGGACTATATCCATGTGATGGACTTAGCAGATGGTCACATTGCTGCCCTGAGAAAGCTTTTCACAACAGAAAACATAG GTTGTACTGCTTACAATTTGGGAACCGGTTGTGGTTCATCTGTGCTTGAAATGGTTGATGCATTTGAGAAAGCTTCTGGCAAG AAAATTGCTTTGAAATTGTGTCCAAGAAGGCCAGGAGATGCTACAGAGGTTTATGCATCTACAGAGAAAGCCGAGAAAGAACTTGGTTGGAA GGCGAAATATGGTGTAGAGGAAATGTGCAGGGACCAGTGGAATTGGGCAAAGAACAACCCTTGGGGTTACTCAGGGAAGCCTTGA
- the LOC131603595 gene encoding CBS domain-containing protein CBSCBSPB1-like isoform X2: MSSHGGSSRKSGSFSTSPARSKKKGSEFSPPDPSFRKFPSMRSTTAGERTVKSLRLSKALTVPETTTIYEACRRMAARRVDALLLTDANALLCGILTDKDIMTRVIASEINLEDTPCSKVMTRNPVFVLTDTLAVEALQKMVQGRFRHLPVVENGEVVAILDIAKCLYDAIARMERAAEKGKAIAAAVEGSTNSSFYETLREQIFKPSLSTIIPENSNVVTVSSRDSVLTTTKRMLELRTSAAVVVVDNKPCGILTSKDILMRVIAQNLSPSSTLVETVMTVNPECAIIDTPIVDALHLMHNGKFLHLPVVDRDGIVVATVDVIHITHAAVATASQAGNTANLNNEAANSMIQKFWDSAMALTPNDDEEDSQSDTSFKLVSEGGETGRSIPYNMSSTQTTFSFKLQDKKGRLHRFSCDTRSLTEVITSIIQRVGDDIDTKNLPQILYEDEEHDQVVLASDSDLAAAVDHAKTAGLKGLRLHLDYSGAHGYGAESNLNLEHANSEAWASAFHTVAAGAAVIAALGLLAFFRRRH, encoded by the exons ATGTCGAGTCACGGTGGTTCTTCGCGAAAGAGTGGTTCGTTCTCGACTAGCCCTGCGCGGTCTAAGAAGAAGGGATCTGAATTTTCACCCCCGGATCCCAGTTTTCGTAAATTTCCATCTATGCGCTCCACCACCGC GGGTGAGCGAACTGTGAAATCATTGCGACTTTCAAAGGCACTGACAGTGCCTGAAACAACAACTATCTATGAAGCTTGCCGTCGGATGGCTGCTCGCAGAGTAGATGCTCTATTATTAACTGATGCTAATGCTTTGCTCTGTGGAATCCTTACAGACAAG GATATAATGACAAGAGTAATTGCCTCTGAGATTAATCTTGAAGACACACCTTGTTCCAAGGTTATGACAAGGAATCCAGTATTTGTCCTTACCGACACTCTTGCTGTGGAAGCTCTCCAAAAAATGGTGCAAG GGAGATTCAGACATTTACCTGTGGTGGAGAATGGAGAAGTGGTTGCTATCCTTGACATAGCAAAGTGTTTATATGATGCCATTGCCCGTATGGAAAGGGCTGCGGAGAAAGGAAAGGCAATTGCAGCGGCTGTTGAAG GCTCCACCAATTCATCATTCTATGAGACTCTTCGGGAGCAGATATTTAAGCCATCATTGTCTACAATCATTCCTGAGAATTCAAA CGTTGTTACAGTCTCATCAAGAGACTCAGTTTTGACAACAACAAAAAGGATGCTTGAACTCCGTACAAGTGCTGCTGTTGTGGTAGTTGATAACAAACCTTGTGGTATCCTTAC TTCAAAGGATATCTTGATGCGGGTAATAGCACAAAATCTCTCCCCATCATCAACTCTTGTTGAAACG GTCATGACTGTAAATCCAGAATGTGCAATAATCGACACACCAATTGTTGATGCACTTCACTTAATGCATAATGGAAAATTCTTGCATCTTCCTGTGGTTGATAGAG atggCATTGTTGTTGCTACGGTTGATGTCATTCATATCACTCATGCTGCTGTGGCTACAGCTAGTCAG GCTGGGAATACTGCTAATCTGAACAATGAAGCTGCCAACAGCATGATACAAAAGTTTTGGGATTCGGCCATGGCCTTGACTCCAAATGACGATGAAGAAGATTCACAAAG CGACACTTCCTTTAAATTGGTTTCTGAGGGAGGAGAAACAGGGAGGTCCATTCCTTATAATATGTCAAGCACGCAAACCACATTTTCCTTCAAACTACAAGATAAGAAGGGTAGATTGCATAGATTCTCATGTG ATACTCGGAGCTTGACAGAGGTTATAACTTCCATCATTCAGAGAGTTGGCGATGATATTGACACCAAGAACCTGCCCCAAATTTTG TATGAAGATGAAGAACACGATCAAGTTGTATTGGCTTCAGATAGTGATCTTGCAGCAGCCGTGGACCATGCAAAGACGGCTGGTTTGAAG GGTTTGAGATTGCACTTAGACTACTCAGGAGCACATGGTTACGGAGCAGAATCAAATTTAAATTTGGAACATGCTAATTCAGAAGCATGGGCCTCGGCATTTCACACTGTTGCAGCTGGAGCAGCAGTTATCGCTGCCTTAGGCCTATTAGCGTTCTTCAGGCGAAGGCATTAG
- the LOC131603597 gene encoding uncharacterized protein LOC131603597, which translates to MTVILELTLVSTEGLNNYTSCLNPILKPFITVTKFPPFTTTTPTTAWDNNMIRVPLDPTFFSEASSCLYLQLFIKRRIMGQDQIGWCFIPASDIGLLTPDSVRYLSYRLRGRDGSRRHVIINISVRLDITTSLSPNIDTTCYTVIGIPVTAIRRA; encoded by the coding sequence ATGACCGTGATATTAGAACTCACCCTCGTATCAACAGAAGGACTAAACAACTATACTTCCTGTCTCAACCCCATCTTAAAACCCTTCATCACAGTCACCAAATTCCCACCATTCACAACAACCACACCTACTACAGCATGGGATAATAACATGATCCGCGTCCCACTCGATCCTACCTTCTTTTCAGAAGCATCTTCATGTCTATACCTTCAGCTATTCATCAAGCGGAGAATCATGGGCCAGGACCAAATTGGGTGGTGTTTTATTCCGGCTTCAGATATTGGCCTTCTTACACCGGATTCTGTCCGGTACCTGAGTTACAGGCTACGAGGCAGAGACGGTTCAAGGAGACACGTAATTATCAATATCTCCGTCCGGTTGGATATAACAACGTCGCTGTCACCTAACATTGACACCACATGTTACACTGTCATTGGGATACCAGTGACAGCCATTAGGAGAGCTTAA